One Methylobacterium sp. AMS5 genomic region harbors:
- a CDS encoding MATE family efflux transporter, producing the protein MPEAGTGAMPERDRGAARFVSGSILRHVVVMSATGSVGLMAIFAVDLLSLFYVSKLGDPALTAAVGFASIIQFFAIAFNIGLMIAAGALVSRAIGANDPADARRIATSVTVHCVIASALLAALLLAGLDPLLSAIGAEGHTLDVARRYLWISLPSNLLLGPGMLFTGLLRAVGAAREAMFVTLGGAVITVFVDPLLIFGLGLGVDGAALAVCVARVTFVAVGWVGVRRYRLLEAPRLTAVIGDLPLVTRIAGPAVLTNLAPSIASAFVAHALSGFGPPAIAGNVVIERLAPVAFCGLFAMSGSIGPILGQNWGAGRFDRMRGVLRVGTGVTALYVVVVWLLLTLARAPLAGAFELQGVAADLFAFFCLVSGPVWFFNGLLFLANASFNNLGFPFLSTLLNWGRATVGTVPPALVGAAWYGPEGVIAGTGLGSIAFGVAGLALAFRTVGRLERGMSVAAGPAPEPPSANEAVQAAPSSGMSL; encoded by the coding sequence ATGCCTGAGGCGGGCACAGGCGCCATGCCGGAGCGAGACAGGGGCGCGGCGCGCTTCGTTTCGGGCTCGATCCTGCGTCACGTCGTCGTAATGAGCGCGACCGGCTCCGTCGGCCTGATGGCGATCTTCGCCGTCGATCTGCTGTCGCTGTTCTACGTTTCGAAGCTGGGCGATCCGGCCCTCACCGCCGCCGTCGGCTTCGCCTCGATCATCCAGTTCTTCGCCATCGCCTTCAATATCGGCCTGATGATCGCAGCCGGCGCCCTGGTATCGCGGGCGATCGGAGCGAACGATCCGGCCGACGCCCGGCGGATCGCGACTTCGGTCACCGTCCATTGCGTGATCGCCTCGGCTTTGTTGGCTGCCCTCCTGCTCGCCGGGCTCGACCCGCTGCTCTCCGCCATCGGCGCGGAGGGGCACACCCTCGACGTCGCCCGGCGCTATCTCTGGATCAGCCTGCCGTCGAACCTGCTGCTCGGGCCGGGCATGCTGTTCACCGGCCTCCTGCGCGCGGTCGGCGCGGCGCGGGAGGCGATGTTCGTGACGCTCGGCGGCGCCGTCATCACCGTCTTCGTCGATCCGCTGCTGATCTTCGGCCTCGGACTCGGCGTGGACGGAGCGGCGCTCGCGGTCTGCGTGGCCCGCGTCACCTTCGTCGCCGTCGGCTGGGTCGGCGTCCGCCGCTATCGGCTGCTCGAAGCGCCCCGCCTCACGGCCGTTATCGGCGATCTGCCGCTGGTGACCCGGATCGCCGGGCCGGCGGTGCTCACCAACCTCGCCCCCTCGATCGCCAGCGCCTTCGTGGCGCACGCGCTGTCCGGCTTCGGGCCTCCGGCGATCGCCGGGAACGTGGTGATCGAGCGCCTCGCCCCGGTCGCGTTCTGCGGGCTGTTCGCGATGTCGGGCTCGATCGGCCCGATCCTCGGCCAGAACTGGGGTGCCGGGCGCTTCGACCGGATGCGGGGCGTCCTGCGGGTCGGCACGGGGGTGACCGCGCTCTACGTCGTCGTCGTCTGGCTGCTCCTCACCCTGGCGCGGGCGCCGCTGGCCGGTGCCTTCGAACTTCAGGGCGTGGCGGCCGATCTGTTCGCCTTCTTCTGTCTGGTGAGCGGTCCGGTCTGGTTCTTCAACGGGCTCCTGTTCCTCGCCAACGCCTCGTTCAACAATCTGGGCTTCCCCTTCCTCTCGACCCTGCTGAACTGGGGCCGGGCAACGGTGGGCACCGTTCCGCCCGCGCTCGTGGGGGCGGCATGGTACGGGCCGGAGGGGGTGATCGCCGGCACCGGCCTCGGCTCGATCGCCTTCGGGGTAGCTGGCCTCGCCCTCGCCTTCCGCACCGTGGGCCGGCTGGAACGCGGCATGAGCGTGGCGGCAGGACCCGCACCCGAGCCACCCTCCGCCAACGAGGCGGTGCAGGCCGCCCCCTCGAGCGGGATGTCGTTGTAG
- a CDS encoding monovalent cation:proton antiporter-2 (CPA2) family protein, with product MASATDHASFLPPVLTFLSAAVIGVPLVRLLGQSAVLGYLVAGVVIGPAGFSLIAEPETAASVAEIGVVLLLFIVGLELEISRLVSMRRDIFGLGAAQLALCSLVIAGAALAYGLTPAAASVVGIAIALSATAVALQLLEERGDLGSPYGGRSFAVLLFQDISVVAILALLPLLASAGATPKDGWVDEGLRSTGRAAVAVAGVVLVGRYGLNPFFRLLAAAGGREVMTAAALLVVLGTALVMEKAGLSMAMGAFLAGVMLAESNFRHQLEADIEPFRGMLLGLFFMSVGMSIDGGLLTNHWLALLAATMAAIAVKIALVAGLFRLFGSPWLDALRGAAVLAPAGEFAFVILPAAGDLRILASDVTRFCVALAALTMLVGPIAAKGLDALIARRPKEAEPPSDVGEAQESGDTRVLVVGFGRFGQILAQVLLAEGINITVIDKDVEQIRNATSFGFRIYYGDGTRLDVLRASGLAKADLICVCIDDAPAALKIVDIVHEEFPNVRTYVRAYDRTHAIELMNRDVDFQLRETVESALGFGRATLESLGLPAEAAARRVEDVRKRDVARLVLQQAGAMPDGSGWLRGTPELRPEPLTAPKSPSRALSAETRGLIEQQPHESAARALEAEDTEPNA from the coding sequence ATGGCGAGCGCCACGGACCACGCCAGCTTCCTGCCGCCGGTGCTGACCTTCCTGTCGGCGGCGGTGATCGGCGTGCCGCTCGTGCGCCTCCTCGGCCAGAGCGCGGTGCTGGGCTACCTCGTGGCCGGCGTCGTGATCGGCCCGGCCGGCTTCTCCCTGATCGCCGAGCCCGAGACGGCGGCCAGCGTCGCCGAGATCGGCGTGGTGCTGCTGCTGTTCATCGTCGGGCTCGAACTCGAAATCTCCCGGCTCGTCTCGATGCGGCGCGACATCTTCGGGCTCGGCGCCGCGCAATTGGCGCTGTGTTCGCTCGTCATCGCAGGTGCCGCTCTCGCCTACGGCCTGACGCCGGCCGCGGCGAGCGTCGTCGGCATCGCCATCGCGCTCTCGGCCACCGCGGTCGCACTCCAACTGTTGGAGGAGCGCGGCGATCTCGGCTCACCCTATGGCGGGCGCTCCTTCGCGGTGCTCCTGTTCCAGGACATCTCGGTGGTGGCGATCCTGGCGCTGCTGCCGCTGCTGGCATCGGCCGGCGCCACGCCGAAGGACGGCTGGGTCGACGAGGGCCTGCGCTCCACCGGCCGCGCGGCGGTTGCGGTCGCGGGCGTGGTGCTCGTCGGGCGCTACGGCCTGAACCCTTTCTTCCGCCTGCTCGCGGCGGCGGGCGGACGCGAGGTGATGACGGCGGCCGCGCTCCTCGTGGTGCTCGGTACGGCGCTGGTGATGGAGAAGGCCGGCCTCTCCATGGCGATGGGCGCCTTCCTCGCGGGCGTGATGCTCGCCGAGTCGAACTTCCGCCATCAGCTCGAGGCCGATATCGAGCCGTTCCGCGGCATGCTGCTCGGTCTGTTCTTCATGAGCGTCGGCATGTCGATCGACGGCGGCCTGCTCACCAACCACTGGCTGGCGCTGCTCGCCGCGACCATGGCCGCGATCGCGGTGAAGATCGCCCTGGTCGCCGGGCTGTTCCGCCTGTTCGGCTCGCCCTGGCTCGACGCCCTGCGCGGCGCGGCAGTGCTGGCGCCGGCCGGTGAGTTCGCGTTCGTGATCCTGCCGGCGGCGGGCGACCTGCGCATCCTCGCCTCGGACGTGACCCGCTTCTGCGTCGCGCTCGCCGCCCTCACCATGCTGGTCGGACCCATCGCCGCCAAGGGCCTCGACGCTCTCATCGCCCGCCGCCCGAAGGAAGCCGAGCCGCCCTCCGACGTCGGCGAGGCGCAGGAATCCGGCGACACCCGCGTGCTGGTGGTGGGATTCGGCCGCTTCGGTCAGATCCTGGCGCAGGTGCTGCTGGCGGAGGGCATCAACATCACCGTCATCGACAAGGACGTCGAGCAGATCCGCAACGCCACGAGCTTCGGCTTCCGGATCTATTACGGCGACGGCACCCGGCTCGACGTGCTGCGCGCCTCCGGCCTCGCCAAGGCGGACTTGATCTGCGTCTGCATCGACGACGCGCCGGCCGCTTTGAAGATCGTCGACATCGTCCACGAGGAGTTCCCGAACGTGCGCACCTACGTGCGGGCCTATGACCGCACGCACGCCATCGAACTCATGAACCGCGACGTCGATTTCCAGCTTCGCGAAACCGTCGAGTCCGCCCTCGGCTTCGGCCGCGCCACCCTGGAGAGCCTGGGACTGCCCGCCGAGGCCGCCGCGCGGCGCGTCGAGGATGTGCGCAAGCGCGACGTCGCCCGCCTCGTGCTCCAGCAGGCGGGCGCGATGCCGGACGGCTCCGGCTGGCTGCGCGGCACGCCGGAACTGCGGCCCGAGCCGCTCACCGCCCCCAAAAGCCCCTCGCGAGCGCTGAGCGCCGAAACCCGCGGCCTGATCGAGCAGCAACCGCACGAATCCGCCGCCCGCGCGCTCGAAGCCGAGGATACCGAGCCGAATGCCTGA